In one Dermatophilaceae bacterium Sec6.4 genomic region, the following are encoded:
- a CDS encoding L,D-transpeptidase, translated as MAGKFGRGSGMAQRMGLRVAGVVAGFVILALIVVGVKVLGGSGSTADGPPTSKASSGSTSSPSSSKAGPSVSPTIPVPKLSAAQLAALPKATTFGKIAGLPVSATANSDGNVVRVARDQPGFATPGGQAKTLIPSTQLGLDTWLPIVDRRSGWIQVRLPSRPNGSLAWIPASGARTAQTNWRVQISLARGTMSIMQGVVRKGTWTVGHGKSADPTPTGQTFLLAGFVDPTQKFSPVIYALGAHSETLDSFGGGPGTVAVHGWPTADGRRGQVSHGCVRVPSAALAMFAKLPTGTPVDITAS; from the coding sequence CTGCGCGTCGCCGGGGTCGTAGCGGGATTCGTCATCCTCGCCCTCATCGTCGTCGGGGTGAAGGTGCTGGGTGGATCGGGCTCCACTGCCGATGGACCGCCTACATCGAAAGCCTCATCCGGTTCCACCTCGTCGCCTTCGTCGTCAAAGGCTGGGCCGAGTGTGTCCCCCACGATCCCAGTCCCGAAGCTGAGCGCTGCGCAGCTCGCGGCGCTGCCGAAGGCCACGACATTCGGCAAAATAGCGGGACTGCCGGTCTCCGCGACTGCCAACAGCGACGGCAACGTCGTGCGGGTAGCTCGGGATCAGCCGGGTTTCGCGACCCCCGGCGGTCAGGCGAAGACCTTGATCCCGTCCACCCAGCTCGGCCTGGACACCTGGCTGCCGATCGTGGATCGCCGTTCGGGATGGATACAGGTGAGACTTCCCTCCAGGCCCAACGGCTCGCTCGCCTGGATCCCGGCCTCCGGAGCGCGCACCGCACAGACCAACTGGCGGGTACAGATCTCGCTGGCACGCGGCACGATGAGCATCATGCAGGGAGTGGTGCGCAAGGGCACCTGGACGGTCGGCCACGGGAAGTCCGCCGACCCGACTCCGACCGGGCAGACATTCCTGCTCGCGGGTTTTGTGGATCCGACCCAGAAGTTCTCCCCGGTCATCTACGCTCTGGGCGCGCATTCGGAGACTTTGGACTCGTTCGGGGGCGGACCGGGGACGGTTGCCGTGCACGGATGGCCCACTGCGGACGGCCGTCGCGGGCAGGTTTCACATGGATGTGTGCGGGTACCGAGCGCGGCACTGGCAATGTTCGCTAAGTTGCCTACGGGGACTCCAGTCGACATCACTGCCTCATAA